From Synoicihabitans lomoniglobus, the proteins below share one genomic window:
- a CDS encoding YchJ family protein: MSEPTPLTSSDPCPCGSGAPYGDCCDPIIKGVKTAETAEQLMRSRYTGHVVHAYQYLHDTYAETAGTPLVEEEYGNDITWTKLEVHSHTPNVRPGVSLVDFSAHYEERGQAGVMHEKSEFKQVDGQWLFIRPLREGPAPVVAAPKVGRNDPCPCGSGKKYKKCCGA; encoded by the coding sequence GTGTCCGAACCCACTCCCCTCACCTCTTCCGATCCCTGCCCTTGCGGCAGCGGCGCGCCCTATGGCGATTGCTGCGACCCGATCATCAAAGGCGTCAAAACCGCCGAAACCGCCGAGCAACTCATGCGGTCGCGCTACACCGGGCACGTCGTCCACGCCTACCAGTATTTGCACGACACCTACGCCGAAACGGCGGGCACCCCACTCGTCGAGGAGGAGTATGGCAACGACATCACCTGGACCAAACTCGAGGTTCACAGCCACACGCCCAACGTTCGCCCCGGCGTGTCCTTGGTCGATTTTTCCGCTCACTATGAGGAGCGCGGCCAAGCCGGCGTGATGCACGAAAAATCCGAGTTCAAACAAGTCGACGGGCAGTGGCTGTTCATTCGCCCACTCCGCGAAGGCCCCGCCCCGGTGGTGGCGGCCCCCAAAGTCGGCCGCAACGATCCCTGCCCCTGCGGCTCCGGCAAGAAATACAAGAAGTGCTGCGGCGCTTGA
- a CDS encoding sulfurtransferase, which produces MPETFVVPARQGEVIDAVMLISTAELNDLLQQPDVVIFDCRHDLTDPESGLKRFTESHIAGAQFAGVDTDLSGAKNGTNGRHPLPPPSAFAAFLERGGVSASTRVFAYDDVGGQYAARLWWMARWIGFDGVRVLDGGWPKWLAEHRPVTAETTTPVAGQLSINVDESMVLTTDDVVANLAEGAQLVIDARAPARYRGEVEPLDPVAGHIPGAANRFFQDNLQTDTSFRPASELAEAFSRILGDRKPATVIHQCGSGITACANLLAMEHAGLTGSKLYAGSWSEWVADPSRPVATGSR; this is translated from the coding sequence ATGCCGGAGACGTTTGTCGTTCCCGCACGCCAGGGAGAGGTTATAGATGCGGTCATGCTGATCAGCACCGCCGAACTCAATGACCTTTTACAGCAACCCGACGTGGTCATCTTCGACTGTCGGCACGATTTGACCGATCCGGAGAGTGGATTGAAACGGTTCACCGAGAGTCATATCGCGGGGGCGCAGTTCGCTGGCGTGGATACGGATCTCTCGGGGGCCAAGAATGGCACCAACGGCCGTCATCCGTTGCCGCCGCCGTCGGCGTTCGCCGCGTTTCTCGAACGCGGTGGTGTGTCCGCCTCCACGCGAGTCTTCGCCTATGACGATGTCGGGGGCCAATACGCGGCTCGCCTTTGGTGGATGGCGCGTTGGATTGGCTTTGACGGCGTGAGGGTGCTGGATGGCGGTTGGCCGAAATGGCTCGCGGAGCATCGGCCCGTCACGGCTGAGACAACTACGCCGGTGGCTGGTCAACTTTCGATCAACGTGGATGAATCGATGGTGCTAACGACGGACGACGTGGTGGCTAATTTGGCCGAAGGCGCACAACTCGTGATCGATGCCCGTGCCCCCGCCCGCTACCGGGGAGAGGTGGAGCCGCTGGATCCGGTGGCAGGGCACATCCCTGGCGCGGCCAATCGTTTTTTCCAAGACAACCTCCAAACTGATACGTCGTTTCGTCCCGCGTCGGAGCTGGCCGAGGCCTTCAGCCGAATCCTGGGCGACCGCAAACCGGCGACGGTGATCCATCAATGCGGCTCGGGGATCACCGCGTGTGCCAACTTACTTGCGATGGAGCACGCTGGCCTTACGGGCTCCAAGCTCTATGCCGGATCTTGGAGCGAATGGGTGGCCGATCCGAGTCGTCCAGTGGCGACGGGATCAAGGTAG
- a CDS encoding alpha-L-rhamnosidase C-terminal domain-containing protein: protein MPCSRFRSALPVCMVATLLTFCAICPSPSIGQPTPSARWLTSAWDAHWISPPDQPARAYGVHHFRRTFDLTSVPEGFVVHVSADNRYRLFVNGTPVNIGPARGDLRHWRFDTLDLAPWLKLGRNVLATQVWNFAEHGPVAQTTDQTAFILQGDDETSAVANTDGDWRAFTNPAYSPITGFGAKLYTYIVVGPGDDVDGARYPWGWEMPGFDDRSWKAASSLRRGTPRGISTDGKWLLVPRQIPLMESTPIRLQTVRRATGVEVSAEFVQGDAPFTIPAHSHATVLLDQAELTTGFPELIVSGGKGGVVTLTYAESLFEGPDSPATKVKGHRDEIEGKYLRGFTDTFRPDGTGPRTFRPLRWRTWRYLQADIATGDQPLTIVDLKAEFSAYPFIEHARFDSADDSLAGIWEIAWRTLRTGTHEIFTDSPYYEQLSYVGDSRIEALVSLYVSGDDRLMRKTIEAFDESRNPNGLTSSRWPDSRHQIIPPYSLVWISMVHDYWQLRDDADFVRARLAGVREVLRYFVEHSDPATGSYTGRQWWNYVDWISAWGRDPLTGLGGVPPRDERGASAILDLQHVYTLQQAAELMTAFGYHDDASLYATRAEKIREYVIATCWNDERGLLADTSERLTYSQHANTYLILTAGGKIGRLTDLARKIRDEPDLTPATFYFNFYTHQAMIAAGLGDDYLNWLDPWRGVLELGLTTVPEKPTPDTRSDSHAWGAHPMMGFLTTVLGIGPAGPGFKRVRIAPHLGDLPFARGAVPHPLGEISVDLRREGADGLIGTVTLPEGLGGVFEWQGHMQELQPGQQAISVHR, encoded by the coding sequence ATGCCCTGTTCTCGATTCCGTTCGGCACTGCCCGTGTGCATGGTCGCAACGCTGCTGACGTTCTGTGCCATCTGCCCCTCCCCCTCGATCGGCCAGCCTACTCCCTCCGCCCGCTGGCTAACCTCAGCTTGGGACGCCCATTGGATTTCGCCTCCTGACCAACCCGCTCGCGCCTATGGCGTGCACCATTTTCGCCGGACGTTCGATCTGACGTCCGTGCCCGAAGGTTTCGTGGTGCACGTTTCGGCCGACAACCGCTACCGGTTGTTCGTCAACGGCACCCCGGTTAACATTGGCCCGGCGCGAGGTGACTTGCGGCACTGGCGGTTCGATACGCTCGATCTTGCGCCTTGGCTGAAGCTCGGCCGCAACGTGCTCGCCACCCAGGTGTGGAACTTCGCGGAACACGGACCGGTCGCGCAAACGACCGACCAAACCGCCTTTATTCTGCAAGGCGATGACGAGACTTCCGCCGTGGCGAATACCGACGGTGACTGGCGGGCCTTCACCAACCCTGCGTATTCCCCCATCACCGGATTCGGTGCGAAGCTGTATACTTATATTGTGGTCGGTCCCGGCGACGATGTTGACGGAGCCCGCTATCCTTGGGGTTGGGAAATGCCTGGTTTCGACGACCGCTCATGGAAAGCGGCTTCAAGCCTGCGACGCGGGACTCCGCGCGGGATCAGCACCGATGGCAAATGGCTGCTCGTGCCGCGCCAAATTCCCCTGATGGAATCAACGCCGATACGGTTGCAAACCGTCCGTCGCGCCACCGGCGTGGAGGTATCGGCCGAATTCGTTCAGGGCGATGCTCCGTTCACCATCCCCGCTCACAGCCACGCGACGGTCCTCCTGGACCAAGCGGAACTCACCACCGGTTTTCCTGAGTTGATCGTGAGCGGGGGGAAAGGTGGCGTCGTGACCCTTACCTACGCCGAATCGTTATTCGAGGGCCCCGACAGCCCGGCCACCAAGGTCAAAGGTCACCGCGATGAGATCGAGGGGAAATACCTTCGGGGCTTCACCGACACCTTTCGACCCGATGGAACCGGCCCCCGCACCTTCCGACCGCTGCGCTGGCGCACGTGGCGTTACCTGCAAGCTGATATCGCGACAGGCGATCAACCACTTACGATCGTCGATTTGAAGGCGGAGTTCTCCGCGTATCCATTTATCGAGCACGCTCGATTTGACAGCGCCGACGACTCCCTCGCCGGTATCTGGGAAATCGCGTGGCGCACCCTTCGCACCGGCACGCACGAGATTTTCACCGACAGTCCTTACTACGAGCAGCTCAGCTACGTGGGCGACTCCCGCATTGAAGCCTTGGTTTCGCTCTACGTCAGCGGCGATGACCGCTTGATGCGAAAGACCATCGAAGCGTTTGATGAAAGCCGCAATCCCAACGGGCTCACCTCCTCGCGCTGGCCCGATTCGCGTCATCAAATCATCCCGCCCTACTCCCTCGTCTGGATCAGCATGGTCCACGACTACTGGCAACTCCGGGACGACGCGGACTTCGTGCGGGCGCGTCTGGCGGGCGTGCGTGAAGTCCTGCGCTACTTCGTGGAACACAGCGACCCGGCCACCGGCAGCTACACCGGTCGACAGTGGTGGAACTATGTCGATTGGATTTCCGCGTGGGGTCGCGACCCGCTGACCGGTCTCGGAGGCGTGCCTCCGCGTGACGAGCGAGGCGCGTCAGCGATTCTCGATCTCCAACACGTTTATACCCTGCAACAGGCGGCGGAGCTCATGACGGCGTTCGGCTACCATGACGACGCTTCGCTCTATGCCACGCGCGCGGAAAAGATCCGGGAATACGTGATCGCAACCTGTTGGAATGATGAACGCGGTTTGCTCGCCGACACCTCGGAACGCCTCACCTACAGCCAGCATGCCAATACCTATCTGATTCTGACCGCCGGAGGAAAAATCGGCCGCTTGACCGATCTCGCGCGCAAGATACGGGACGAACCTGATCTCACGCCAGCCACGTTCTATTTCAATTTTTACACTCACCAGGCCATGATCGCTGCCGGGCTGGGCGACGACTACCTCAACTGGCTCGATCCGTGGCGCGGCGTGTTGGAACTCGGCCTCACCACCGTGCCGGAAAAACCCACGCCCGACACACGCTCCGACTCCCATGCGTGGGGCGCCCATCCCATGATGGGCTTTCTGACTACGGTATTGGGAATTGGTCCGGCCGGACCTGGGTTCAAGCGCGTGCGCATCGCCCCGCATCTGGGCGATCTGCCATTTGCCCGGGGTGCTGTGCCTCATCCTCTGGGCGAAATCAGCGTCGATCTGCGACGCGAAGGTGCCGACGGATTGATCGGAACCGTGACACTGCCCGAGGGACTAGGCGGCGTATTCGAATGGCAGGGACACATGCAGGAGCTGCAGCCGGGCCAACAAGCTATCTCAGTCCACCGATAG